The Lycium ferocissimum isolate CSIRO_LF1 chromosome 10, AGI_CSIRO_Lferr_CH_V1, whole genome shotgun sequence genome window below encodes:
- the LOC132033163 gene encoding B-box zinc finger protein 21, translating into MKIQCDVCNKNEASFFCVADEAALCDTCDHRVHHANKLASKHQRFSLLQPSPKQVPVCDICQERRAFLFCQQDRAILCRECDVSIHKANEHTQKHNRFLLTGVKISANSALYSSSETPSTNSLTTKNQDSTKKPKPLPISGSVSSSTVHQEMAVAANIGEDSLTSSISEYLEMLPGWHVEEFLNSSNIPTNGFCKIGDNDVFPIWDTEIESNLSSFSPESIGIWVPQAPPAPTPQQNQTQIFPQNINFGGQIEFKNSKDVTSNKSSRKWRDLDNSFAVPQISPSSSTSFKRSRTLW; encoded by the exons ATGAAGATCCAGTGTGATGTGTGTAACAAAAATGAAGCCTCTTTTTTTTGTGTTGCTGATGAAGCAGCCCTTTGTGATACTTGTGACCATCGTGTTCATCATGCCAATAAACTTGCTAGCAAACACCAACGtttctctcttcttcaaccTTCACCTAAACAAGTCCCAGTCTGCGATATCTGTCAG GAAAGGAGGgcttttttattttgtcaaCAAGATAGGGCAATTTTATGCAGAGAGTGTGATGTTTCAATACACAAAGCTAATGAACATACACAGAAGCATAACAGATTTCTTCTAACTGGTGTCAAGATATCAGCAAATTCTGCACTTTACTCTTCATCAGAAACTCCATCTACCAATTCTTTGACTACAAAAAATCAAGATTCAACAAAAAAGCCTAAGCCTTTGCCTATTTCTGGTTCTGTTTCCTCTAGTACTGTTCATCAAGAAATGGCAGTGGCAGCTAATATTGGGGAAGATAGTTTAACAAGTAGTATATCAGAGTATTTAGAGATGTTACCTGGATGGCATGTTGAAGAATTTCTTAATTCCTCTAATATTCCTACTAATGGTTTTTGTAAG attGGTGATAATGATGTGTTTCCAATTTGGGATACTGAAATTGAGAGCAATCTAAGTTCATTCTCACCAGAAAGTATAGGTATTTGGGTCCCTCAAGCCCCTCCAGCTCCTACTCCTCAGCAAAATCAGACACAAATTTTTCCTCAAAATATAAACTTTGGGGGGCAAATTgaattcaagaattcaaaggatGTTACAAGTAACAAGTCTAGTAGAAAGTGGAGAGATCTTGACAACTCTTTTGCTGTTCCACAGATCAGCCCATCATCTTCCACTTCCTTCAAAAGATCAAGAACTCTTTGGTAG